The Streptomyces sp. NBC_00286 nucleotide sequence CTCGCGGAAGGCGAACCGCACCGCCTCGCCGCCGGTGGTGGGCTCGCCCGCGCCGAGCATGATCCGCTCATGGATGCCGGCCAGGCCGGCCTTGTCGCCGCGGACGACGATCACGGGGCAGTCGGCGCGGGCCGCCACGGCGAGCGAGACGGAGCCGAGCAGCAGGCCCGTCAGCTCACCGCGGCCGCGCCTTCCCGTCACCAGGGCGGAGGCGTTGTGGCCTTCGTGCAGGAGGGCGGACGCCGCTTCTTCGGGGACCACCTCGGTGGAGACCTTCACCTCGGGGTTGCGTCGGCGGGCACGTTCTGTCGCGGATACGAGAATGGCGTCCGCCGGCACCTGCTCGGGCGGGCGGTCGGCGCTGCCGGACGGGATGGCCCCTTCGTACCGCTCCCACAGGGACGCGTACACCAGTCGCAGCGGCAGTCCGTGCCGGGCGGCTTCGTCGACCGCCCAGCCGACCGCGACGAGGCTCGATTCCGAACCGTCGACCCCCACGATCAGGGGCAGCTCCATGTCCCTCACCGCCTTTCGCCGGGCTGCGCAGACGTGCCGGCCGTACGGGTTCCCCGCACCGTCGCATCCATGGCCGGGCGGCGGCAGGGGCATGGCGCGACAGTTGGGCGCGTGTTGCTCATCACGCCGAAGGCTTCTCATTGCACAACGACGTCAGGAAATTCAGCCCGGCGGACATCGATCAAGCAACGCCCTTGACCGGACAACCTCCCCCTTGGACCATGTTGCGTATTGCTCGCGCTGTTGCTCATTACGCACCGCTGGAGGATGTCATGCCACCTCGCCCCGACCCCGGACGCGAGTTCGTCCTCACCCTGTCCTGTCCCGACCAGGCCGGACTGGTCCACGCCGTCAGCGGCTTCCTGGTCGACCACTCCGGGAACATCCTGGAGAGCCAGCAGTTCGACGACCGCCTTCAGGGCCGCTTCTTCATGCGCGTCCACTTCGACGTCTCCGACCCCGAGACGTCACTGGAGCGCCTGCGCACCGACTTCGCCCCGGTGGCCGCGGTGTACCGGATCGACTGGCGGCTGCACGAGGCGGCCGCCCCCACGCGCACCCTGATCATGGTGTCCAAGTACGGCCACTGCCTGAACGACCTGCTGTTCCGCAAGAGCACCGGCGCCCTCAACATCGAAGTGCCGGCGATCGTCTCCAATCACCGGGAGTTCGAGACGCTCGCGCACACCCACGGCATCCCCTTCCACCACATCCCCGTCACACCACAGACCAAGGCGGACGCGGAGGCCGAACTGCTGGACCTGGTACAGCGGTTGGACATCGACCTCGTGGTCCTCGCCCGCTATATGCAGATCCTCTCGGACGACCTGTGCAAGCGGCTCGAGGGCCGGGCCATCAACATCCACCACTCCTTCCTGCCCAGCTTCAAGGGGGCCCGCCCTTACCTCCAGGCCCACCAACGAGGAGTCAAGCTGGTCGGGGCCACCGCCCACTACGTCACTCCCGACCTGGACGAGGGCCCCATCATCGAGCAGGACGTCGTCCGCGTGGACCACTCCGACGACCCCGACGCGCTGGTCACCATGGGCCGAGACGTCGAGGCCCGGGTGCTGTCGCGGGCCGTGCAGTGGCACAGCGAGAGCCGCATCCTGCTCAACGGCCACCACACCGTGGTCTTCCGCTGACGCAACCGTCCCGTGTTTCCCGCACATCGCCGGCTGAGGAGACGTATGTCCGTCCTGAACACCCCTCTGCACGAGCTCGATCCCGAAGTCGCCGCCGCGGTCGACGCCGAGCTGAACCGTCAGCAGTCCACCCTGGAGATGATCGCCTCCGAGAACTTCGCGCCGGTCGCGGTCCTGGAGGCGCAGGGCTCGGTGCTGACCAACAAGTACGCCGAGGGCTATCCGGGCCGCCGCTACTACGGCGGTTGCGAGCACGTCGACGTAACCGAGCAGATCGCGATCGACCGCATCAAGGAGCTGTTCGGCGCCGAGTACGCCAACGTCCAGCCGCACTCCGGCGCCTCCGCCAACCAGGCCGCGCTCTTCGCGCTGGCCCAGCCCGGCGACACCGTCCTCGGCCTGGATCTGGCCCACGGCGGCCACCTGACCCACGGGATGCGGCTGAACTTCTCCGGCAAGCAGTTCAACGTGGTGCCCTACCACGTGGACGCCGCCACCGGCCTGGTCGATACGGCCGAGCTGGAGCGGCTGGCCAAGGAGCACCGCCCGAAGGTGATCATCGCGGGCTGGTCGGCGTACCCGCGGCAGCTGGACTTCGCCGAGTTCCGCCGGATCGCCGACGAAGTCGAGGCGTACCTGTGGGTCGACATGGCGCACTTCGCGGGCCTGGTCGCCGCCGGACTCCACCCGAACCCGGTCCCGTACGCGGACGTGGTCACCTCCACCACCCACAAGACGCTCGGCGGACCCCGCGGCGGCTTCATCCTCGCGAAGAAGGACTTCGCGAAGAAGCTCAACTCGTCCGTCTTCCCCGGCTTTCAGGGCGGCCCGCTGGAGCATGTGATCGCTGCCAAGGCGGTCTCCTTCAAGGTCGCCGCCTCCGAGGGCTTCAAGGAGCGGCAGCGCCGTACGGTCGAGGGCGCGAAGATCCTCGCCGACCGCCTGACGGCCGACGACGCACGCGCGGCCGGCGTCAACGTCCTGTCCGGCGGCACCGACGTACACCTGATCTTGGTCGACCTGCGCGAGAGCGAACTGGACGGTCAGCAGGCCGAGGACCGTCTCCACGAGGTCGGCATCACCGTCAACCGCAACGCCGTCCCGAACGACCCGCGCCCGCCGATGGTGACGTCGGGACTCAGGATCGGTACGCCCGCCCTGGCCACCCGCGGCTTCCAGGCCGAGGACTTCACTGAGGTCGCGGACATCATCGCGCAGGCTCTCACGCCGTCATACGACGCCGAGGCGCTGAAGGCCCGGGTGAAGGCGCTGGCCGACAAGCATCCGCTGTACCCCGGTCTCAACACGTAAGTCCGATGGGGCACTTGAACCGGGTGCCCCCTCTCCCTGTTCTGAGGAGTGACCGTGGCCATCTCGGTCTTCGACCTGTTCTCGATCGGCATCGGCCCGTCCAGCTCCCACACGGTCGGCCCGATGCGCGCGGCCCGCATGTTCGCCACCCGCCTCAAGGAGGACGGCGTACTGGCCGAGACCGCCACGGTCCACGCCGAGTTGTACGGCTCTCTCGGCGCGACCGGCCACGGCCACGGCACCCCGAAGGCGGTACTGCTCGGCCTGGAGGGCAACGAGCCGCACACCGTCGACGTCGTCCAGGCCGAGCACGACGTCGAGCGGATCAAGTCGACCGGAAGGCTACGGCTGTTGGGCGCCGAGATCGGCGACGCCCAGGAGATCGCCTTCGACTTCGACAAGTCCCTCGTCCTGCACCGCCGCAAGACGCTGCCGTACCACGCGAACGGCATGACCCTCTGGGCGTACGACGCTGCCGTCGCCGAACTCCTGACGAGGACGTACTACTCGGTGGGCGGCGGCTTCGTCGTCGACGAGGAGGCGGTGGGGGCCGACCGCATCAAGCTCGACGACACGGTCCTCAAGTACCGCTTCCGTACCGGCGACGAACTCCTGCGCCTGGCCCGGGAGACCGGCCTGTCGATCTCCGCACTGATGCTGGAGAACGAACGGGCCTGGCGCACCGAGGAAGAGATCCGCGAGGGGCTGCTCGCCATCTGGCACGTGATGCAGGCCTGCGTCGCCCGCGGCATGTCGCAGGAGGGCATCCTGCCCGGCGGCCTGCGAGTCCGGCGCCGGGCTGCGGTGACGGCACGCCAACTCCGCGCAGAGGGCGACCCGTTGGCCCACGCCATGGAGTGGATCACCCTCTACGCGATGGCCGTGAACGAAGAGAACGCGGCCGGCGGCCGAGTGGTCACCGCCCCCACGAACGGCGCGGCGGGCATCATCCCGGCCGTCCTGCACTACTACCTCAACTTCGTCCCCGGCGCCGACGAAGACGGAGTCGTCCGCTTCCTGCTCGCCGCCGGAGCCATCGGCATGCTCTTCAAGGAGAACGCCTCCATCTCCGGCGCCGAGGTCGGCTGCCAGGGCGAGGTCGGCTCCGCCTGCTCCATGGCCGCCGGCGCGCTGGCCGAAGTCCTGGGCGGCTCGCCGGAACAGGTGGAGAACGCCGCCGAGATCGGCATGGAACACAACCTCGGCCTGACCTGCGACCCGGTCGGCGGCCTGGTCCAGATCCCCTGCATCGAACGCAACGGCATGGCCGCCGTCAAGGCCGTCACCGCCGCGAAGATGGCGATGCGCGGCGACGGCTCCCACAAGGTCTCCCTCGACAAGGTCATCAAGACCATGAAGGACACCGGCGCCGACATGTCCGTGAAGTACAAGGAGACCGCCCGGGGCGGACTCGCGGTGAACATCATCGAGTGCTGAGGCGATGGGCGTCACCCGGTGCCCGGGCAGGGCAGCCATCGAGGAGGGCGCGGCCCACGGGGGTGGAGCCCCCGCGGTACGCGACCTCCTCGACACGCGTTCATACGCCGTTCGCGTTCCTCTCCGCCGCCTCGACGACGTTGGCGAGCAGCATCGCCCGGGTCATGGGGCCGACTCCTCCCGGCATGGGCGCGAGCCATCCGGCGACCTGGGCGGACTCCGGGTGGACATCGCCGACCAGTCCGTTGTCGGTGCGGGTGATGCCGACGTCCAGGACCGCCGCACCGGGGCGCAGCATGTCCTTGGTGATCAGTCCGGGGGAGCCGGCGGCCGCGATGACGATGTCCGCCTCGCGGACGTGCCAGGCCAGGCCCTTGGTGCCGGTGTGGCACAGGGTGACGGTGGCGTTCTCGGAGCGCCGGGTGAGCAGCAGTCCGATGGGGCGGCCGACGGTGATGCCCCGGCCGATCACGCACACCCGTGCTCCGGCGAGGGGCACGTCGTAGCGGCGGAGCAGTTCGACGATGCCGCGCGGAGTGCACGGCAGCGGAGCCTCGACGCCGAGGACGAGCCGGCCGAGGTTGACGGGGTGCAGGCCGTCGGCGTCCTTGGCGGGGTCCATGCGTTCCAGTACGGCGTTGGCGTCCAAGGGGCGCGGGAGCGGGAGCTGGACGATGTAGCCGGTGCAGGCGGGGTCGGCGTTGAGTTCGTCGATGACGTCCTCGACCTGCCGCTGGGTGGCGTCGGCGGGCAGGTCGCGGCGCAGGGAGGCGATGCCCACCTGTGCGCAGTCCCGGTGCTTTCCGGAGACGTAGGCGTGGCTGCCGGGATCGTCGCCGACCAGGACGGTTCCGAGCCCGGGCGGGCGGCCGGCAGTGGCGGTCAACTTGGCTACGCGCTCGGCCAGTTCACGGCGGATGTCGGCGGCGGTCGCCTTGCCGTCCAGCAGACGTGCGTTCATCAGCGGTCTCCGTTCCCTACGAGTCGGTCCTGTGCGGCGAGTCCGACAGGGAGCCGGGCCGGGCTCCCCCTTGACCGCCGACCGCCTGCCATATAGCGTGCTTACAACTAGTATATCAGTTGCGTGTCACCTCGAAGGAGGCCGCCATGGCAGAGGTCCCGCCCCAGGCGAAATGCGTCGTCATCGGCGCCGGCATCGTCGGCAACAGCCTGGTCCACCACCTGGCCCGGCTCGGCTGGCGCGACATCGTGCAGATCGACAAGGGCCCGCTGCCCAACCCCGGTGGCTCGACCGGTCACGCCTCCAACTTCATCTTCCCCGTGGACCACTCCCGCGAGATCACGGACCTGACGCTGGACTCGATGCGGCAGTACAAGGAGCTGGGCGTCTTCACCGAGTCCGGCGGCTTCGAGATCGCGCGCACCGAGGAGCGCATGGAGGAGCTGCGCCGCCGGATGTCCAGCTCCAAGGCCTGGGGCATCGAGTCGCACCTGGTCGACCCCGCCTTCGTCAAGGAGAAGGTGCCGTTCATCGAGGCCGACCAGTTCATCGGCGCCTTCTGGACCCCGAGCGTCGGCGTCGTCGACTCCCTGCGCGCCGGCACGATCATGCGCGACGGCGCCATCGAGAGCGGCGCGCTGAAGAGCGTGCCCAACGTCGAGGTGCTCGGCATGGACGTCGAGGACGGGCGGATCCGCCGGGTGCGCACGAACAAGGGCGACATCGAGGCCGAGTACGTCGTGATCGCCAGCGGCGTGTGGAGCCCGAAGCTCGGCGACATGGCCGGCATCAAGATCCCGCTGACCCCCGCCGTCCACCAGATGATCTCCGTCGGCCCCTGCCCGCAACTGACCGGCATGCAAGGCGAGATCAACTTCCCGATCGTCCGGGACATGGACACCTTCTGCTACGAGCGCCAGCACGGCGCCGACATGGAGGTGGGGTCCTACGCCCACCGGGCGATCCTGCACGAGCCGGAGGAGATCCCGAGCATCGAGCAGGCCAAGCTCAGCCCGACCGAAATGCCGTTCACCACCGAGGACTTCGACCCGCAGCTGGAGCAGGCCTACGAGCTGATGCCCGAGCTGCTGGGCGCCGACGGCGCGGAGATCCGGTACGCGATCAACGGCCTGCTGTCGCTGACCTGCGACGGCAACCCGATCCTCGGCGAGAGCGAGGTGAAGGGGCTGTGGACGGCGGCCGCGGTGTGGATCAAGGAGGGCCCGGGCGTCGGCCGTGCGGTCGCGGAGTGGATGACCCACGGCCACAGCGAGATCGACCTCGCGCACAGCGACATCGCCCGGTTCTACCCGCACCAGATGCGCCGCGAGCACACCCGGCTGCGTACCACCGAGTCGTTCATCAAGACGTACGGGATCGTCCACCCCGCCGAGCAGTACGAGTCCGACCGCGAGCAGCGGCTCTCCCCCATGCACGAGTCGCAGAAGAAGCTCGGTGCGGTCTTCTTCGAGGCGGTCGGCTGGGAGCGGCCGCAGTGGTACGAGTCCAACGCCGACCTCCTCGAGGTGTACGGCGACCGCGTGATGCCGCGCGAGCACGAGTGGGACGCCCGCTGGTGGAGCCCGATCATCAACGCCGAGCACCTGCGGATGCGCGAGTCCGCGGGCGTCATCGACCTGACCGCCTTCGCGCTCTTCGACATCACCGGCCCCGGCGCGCTGGACGCCGTACAGCGCACCTGCGTCGCGCAGTGCAACGTGCCGGTCGGCAAGGTGATCTACACGCCGGTACTCGACGGCAAGGGCGGATTCCGTTCCGACCTCACCGTCATGCGCCTGGGTGAGGACCACTTCCGGGTCGTCACCGGTGGCGCGCACGGCATGGCGGACAAGAAGTGGTTCGCCGACCAGCTCGGCGACGACGCGTCCCTGGAGGACCTCACCGACCAGGTCTCCACGATCGGGCTGTGGGGCCCGCGGGCCCGCGACATCCTCTCGCAGCTCACCGACGCGGACGTCTCCCACGACGGCTTCAAGTTCCTCAACTGCCGCGAGATCGACCTCGACGGCATCACCGTACTGGCCTCCCGGATCTCCTACGTCGGCGAGCTCGGCTGGGAGCTGTACGTCCCCTTCGACCAGGCCGCCGCGGTGTGGGACAAGCTGCTCGCGACGGGCGCGCCGCATGGCGCCCGCCCGGTCGGCATCGGCGTCTACGTGACCACCGGGCGGCTCGAGAAGGGCTACCGGGCCTTCGGCCACGAGCTCGACGCCGAGCGCACCATCATCGAGGCGGGCATGCAGCGGCCGAAGGTGAAGGGCGCCGACTTCATCGGCAAGGAGGCCTACCTCGCCCAGCGCGCCAGTGAGCCCGCGGCAGTGCTGTGCACGCTGGCCGTCGACGACCACACCTCGGCGTCCGGGGTGAAGCGCTACATGCTCGGCGGCGAGCCGATCCTCACCCGCTCGGGCGAGGCACTGACCGACGGGCACGGGCACCACCCGTACGTCACCGCCGCCGGCTCCGCCCCCTCGCTGGGCAAGCACCTGCTGATGGCGTACCTGCCGCCCGAGGAGGCGCGGGTCGGCAACGAGCTCGCCGTCTCCTACATGGAGGAGCTCTACCCGGTGACCGTGCTCACCAACGACGCCACCCCGCCCTTCGACCCGGACAACGAGCGGATCCGCTGATGGCAGGGCTGTCAGTGGTCGGGCCTGTCGAGACCACGAGAGGTGAACGATGACGAACGTACTGGTCTGCATCAAGCGGGTCCCCGACTC carries:
- a CDS encoding universal stress protein, whose translation is MELPLIVGVDGSESSLVAVGWAVDEAARHGLPLRLVYASLWERYEGAIPSGSADRPPEQVPADAILVSATERARRRNPEVKVSTEVVPEEAASALLHEGHNASALVTGRRGRGELTGLLLGSVSLAVAARADCPVIVVRGDKAGLAGIHERIMLGAGEPTTGGEAVRFAFREAEARRCTLDVVRAWRCPAHGIPEHPLLAGDPAHYHQEQASAVLDAVLQDPMADHPGVRVRRHTVEGPARKVLLHLTAAADLVIVGTHRRSGHLGLQLGRVGHALLHHAQCPVAIVPERG
- the purU gene encoding formyltetrahydrofolate deformylase; this encodes MPPRPDPGREFVLTLSCPDQAGLVHAVSGFLVDHSGNILESQQFDDRLQGRFFMRVHFDVSDPETSLERLRTDFAPVAAVYRIDWRLHEAAAPTRTLIMVSKYGHCLNDLLFRKSTGALNIEVPAIVSNHREFETLAHTHGIPFHHIPVTPQTKADAEAELLDLVQRLDIDLVVLARYMQILSDDLCKRLEGRAINIHHSFLPSFKGARPYLQAHQRGVKLVGATAHYVTPDLDEGPIIEQDVVRVDHSDDPDALVTMGRDVEARVLSRAVQWHSESRILLNGHHTVVFR
- the glyA gene encoding serine hydroxymethyltransferase is translated as MSVLNTPLHELDPEVAAAVDAELNRQQSTLEMIASENFAPVAVLEAQGSVLTNKYAEGYPGRRYYGGCEHVDVTEQIAIDRIKELFGAEYANVQPHSGASANQAALFALAQPGDTVLGLDLAHGGHLTHGMRLNFSGKQFNVVPYHVDAATGLVDTAELERLAKEHRPKVIIAGWSAYPRQLDFAEFRRIADEVEAYLWVDMAHFAGLVAAGLHPNPVPYADVVTSTTHKTLGGPRGGFILAKKDFAKKLNSSVFPGFQGGPLEHVIAAKAVSFKVAASEGFKERQRRTVEGAKILADRLTADDARAAGVNVLSGGTDVHLILVDLRESELDGQQAEDRLHEVGITVNRNAVPNDPRPPMVTSGLRIGTPALATRGFQAEDFTEVADIIAQALTPSYDAEALKARVKALADKHPLYPGLNT
- a CDS encoding L-serine ammonia-lyase, yielding MAISVFDLFSIGIGPSSSHTVGPMRAARMFATRLKEDGVLAETATVHAELYGSLGATGHGHGTPKAVLLGLEGNEPHTVDVVQAEHDVERIKSTGRLRLLGAEIGDAQEIAFDFDKSLVLHRRKTLPYHANGMTLWAYDAAVAELLTRTYYSVGGGFVVDEEAVGADRIKLDDTVLKYRFRTGDELLRLARETGLSISALMLENERAWRTEEEIREGLLAIWHVMQACVARGMSQEGILPGGLRVRRRAAVTARQLRAEGDPLAHAMEWITLYAMAVNEENAAGGRVVTAPTNGAAGIIPAVLHYYLNFVPGADEDGVVRFLLAAGAIGMLFKENASISGAEVGCQGEVGSACSMAAGALAEVLGGSPEQVENAAEIGMEHNLGLTCDPVGGLVQIPCIERNGMAAVKAVTAAKMAMRGDGSHKVSLDKVIKTMKDTGADMSVKYKETARGGLAVNIIEC
- a CDS encoding bifunctional methylenetetrahydrofolate dehydrogenase/methenyltetrahydrofolate cyclohydrolase — its product is MNARLLDGKATAADIRRELAERVAKLTATAGRPPGLGTVLVGDDPGSHAYVSGKHRDCAQVGIASLRRDLPADATQRQVEDVIDELNADPACTGYIVQLPLPRPLDANAVLERMDPAKDADGLHPVNLGRLVLGVEAPLPCTPRGIVELLRRYDVPLAGARVCVIGRGITVGRPIGLLLTRRSENATVTLCHTGTKGLAWHVREADIVIAAAGSPGLITKDMLRPGAAVLDVGITRTDNGLVGDVHPESAQVAGWLAPMPGGVGPMTRAMLLANVVEAAERNANGV
- a CDS encoding GcvT family protein, with the protein product MAEVPPQAKCVVIGAGIVGNSLVHHLARLGWRDIVQIDKGPLPNPGGSTGHASNFIFPVDHSREITDLTLDSMRQYKELGVFTESGGFEIARTEERMEELRRRMSSSKAWGIESHLVDPAFVKEKVPFIEADQFIGAFWTPSVGVVDSLRAGTIMRDGAIESGALKSVPNVEVLGMDVEDGRIRRVRTNKGDIEAEYVVIASGVWSPKLGDMAGIKIPLTPAVHQMISVGPCPQLTGMQGEINFPIVRDMDTFCYERQHGADMEVGSYAHRAILHEPEEIPSIEQAKLSPTEMPFTTEDFDPQLEQAYELMPELLGADGAEIRYAINGLLSLTCDGNPILGESEVKGLWTAAAVWIKEGPGVGRAVAEWMTHGHSEIDLAHSDIARFYPHQMRREHTRLRTTESFIKTYGIVHPAEQYESDREQRLSPMHESQKKLGAVFFEAVGWERPQWYESNADLLEVYGDRVMPREHEWDARWWSPIINAEHLRMRESAGVIDLTAFALFDITGPGALDAVQRTCVAQCNVPVGKVIYTPVLDGKGGFRSDLTVMRLGEDHFRVVTGGAHGMADKKWFADQLGDDASLEDLTDQVSTIGLWGPRARDILSQLTDADVSHDGFKFLNCREIDLDGITVLASRISYVGELGWELYVPFDQAAAVWDKLLATGAPHGARPVGIGVYVTTGRLEKGYRAFGHELDAERTIIEAGMQRPKVKGADFIGKEAYLAQRASEPAAVLCTLAVDDHTSASGVKRYMLGGEPILTRSGEALTDGHGHHPYVTAAGSAPSLGKHLLMAYLPPEEARVGNELAVSYMEELYPVTVLTNDATPPFDPDNERIR